TTCTAAAGTAAGCAATAGACAAAATATATTGACAGGTACAAGCACTGGTAATCGCCATTAAAATTCGTCTAGCACTCACAGTAATTCTCGCTCCCAACTTCAGGAAATTCAGACGAATTGTGCCGATTGTGGCGCGAGCAAAAGAAGTTTTAGATAAACAACGATGACGAAAAGCTTG
The Leptolyngbyaceae cyanobacterium DNA segment above includes these coding regions:
- a CDS encoding transposase, whose product is QAFRHRCLSKTSFARATIGTIRLNFLKLGARITVSARRILMAITSACTCQYILSIAYFRIQSIQDSG